A genomic region of Candidatus Marimicrobium litorale contains the following coding sequences:
- a CDS encoding amino acid ABC transporter permease produces MSDWKVFSDDLIEQLPLIMSGLENTLLLATSISITGFVFGILVFYLTLSQNSLVRLFMRGYISFFIGMPLIVLLFLMYYGMPTIGVRWSPLTVALIGFTLNIGAYNAAYLKTAYNGLEQSELDAAQAQGFSQFQTFRLIILPQVLRLSVPAMTNQVIRNIKDTSVAFLIQYTEFFARIQELASTNFQFFKAYTLAGVVYLAMVSVVVLCSMWLERRLAIPGTHRPTRKANSRY; encoded by the coding sequence ATGTCGGACTGGAAAGTTTTTTCTGATGATTTGATTGAGCAACTGCCGTTAATCATGAGCGGCCTTGAGAACACTCTCTTGCTTGCAACAAGCATCAGTATCACAGGGTTTGTGTTTGGTATTTTGGTATTCTACCTGACGTTGAGCCAGAATAGTCTTGTCAGACTCTTCATGCGCGGCTACATTTCATTTTTCATTGGCATGCCACTGATCGTCCTATTGTTTCTTATGTATTACGGTATGCCGACAATTGGCGTCAGATGGTCCCCTCTGACGGTGGCCCTGATCGGCTTCACACTTAATATTGGCGCCTACAACGCCGCCTACCTGAAAACTGCCTACAATGGTCTGGAGCAATCGGAGCTTGACGCGGCTCAGGCACAAGGCTTCAGTCAATTTCAAACATTTCGGCTGATCATACTGCCGCAGGTGCTGCGATTGTCTGTTCCGGCGATGACAAACCAGGTGATCAGAAATATCAAGGACACGTCTGTCGCATTCCTGATCCAGTACACAGAATTTTTTGCGCGTATTCAGGAACTGGCTTCAACCAATTTTCAGTTCTTCAAGGCATATACACTGGCTGGTGTGGTCTACCTGGCGATGGTCTCGGTCGTCGTGCTTTGTTCGATGTGGCTTGAGCGGCGTCTCGCCATTCCCGGCACACATCGCCCGACACGTAAGGCCAACTCTCGCTACTGA
- a CDS encoding class I SAM-dependent methyltransferase — protein sequence MSRSLPAATDADTFDRSCAHWSADGRDGMDNFYTYATVDYRHLADLIDWPALLTSLSQQTGALQLADLACGSGKFPGALLEHTTLSELMSAESKSTQVLYDLLDPSIFAIEEAAAVLKPPFVERDHYCCRLQDWQPNPETYDLCWATHALYCVPAEEMSECMAILRGAIRPGGIGVVAQSNRSGHYSWFYEHFLDSIHGGNGTRFSTAEDVYDAANNVGFERQRRTLDYKTVIDEKDHQALESYLQRCAFDDSISLDRMMKSGSLGQYLTSAKRQGAYRFQQSVDVVVFGDDLSSFNFWMQDK from the coding sequence ATGAGTCGATCCCTTCCTGCCGCCACAGATGCCGACACCTTTGATCGGAGTTGTGCTCACTGGAGCGCCGACGGTCGTGACGGTATGGACAACTTTTATACCTATGCGACAGTCGATTACAGGCATTTGGCCGACTTGATCGACTGGCCTGCTTTGCTGACATCGTTGTCACAGCAAACAGGCGCTCTCCAATTGGCAGATTTGGCCTGCGGCAGCGGTAAGTTCCCGGGGGCACTATTGGAGCATACAACACTGTCTGAGTTGATGAGTGCTGAAAGCAAATCGACTCAAGTGCTGTACGACCTTTTGGATCCCAGTATTTTTGCAATCGAGGAAGCGGCAGCCGTACTCAAGCCACCTTTTGTAGAACGCGACCACTATTGCTGCAGGCTGCAGGACTGGCAGCCAAATCCAGAGACTTATGATCTCTGCTGGGCAACCCACGCACTTTATTGCGTGCCGGCCGAGGAGATGAGCGAATGCATGGCTATTTTGAGAGGTGCCATAAGGCCCGGCGGTATCGGCGTCGTGGCTCAGTCGAATCGCAGTGGCCACTATAGCTGGTTCTATGAGCATTTCTTAGACAGCATCCACGGTGGCAATGGCACGCGTTTCAGTACCGCCGAAGATGTCTATGACGCTGCTAACAATGTTGGATTTGAAAGGCAACGGCGCACGCTTGATTATAAAACCGTTATTGACGAAAAGGATCACCAAGCACTCGAATCCTACCTACAGCGTTGCGCTTTTGATGATTCCATATCGTTGGATCGAATGATGAAAAGTGGGTCTTTGGGGCAATATTTGACGAGCGCCAAACGCCAGGGTGCCTATCGTTTTCAGCAATCTGTTGACGTTGTCGTGTTTGGAGATGATTTATCTTCTTTCAATTTTTGGATGCAAGACAAGTGA
- a CDS encoding choice-of-anchor tandem repeat GloVer-containing protein, translating into MVETITDPMRLTFDRNRLASRSAFSAHKAGMTLRSLSCVCPFFLCLLVAGCSDSSSDNPEPLYYSVGGTISDAQAPVKVIFNGFSFVGAPTETTKILSVADGTFKFTGSARNAEVFESGANYQISIVAPPPGQVCTVTNSAGVIGTEDVTNITITCDISPLSTITAFKGGEDGGYPDSGLDYGSDGRTFGVTTYGGRYGMGTIYRYDPASDSSDVIHDFAGGEADGANPASGLTLACDGLFYATTTKGGAHDAGTFLRFTQDGSVTVLHSFGGGFDGELPQGHTIDTRNCPNPSPQFYGTTTNGGIHGKGTVYTISASGEESVLHSFGENPAGGLNPTAGLSRSPDNHFYGTTYLGGEYGRGTFFRITTDGDYTVIHSFGNEADGAFPNTKVRSRDDGSFYGTTEAGGKYGKGSVFKIGADRSESVFYSFGADGQSDGQVPASRLRFLDDGSIYGVTYLGGDYANGSLYKISPEGVGGVLYSFTASENDGRLPNSSLLVGEDGFAYGTTTGGGEYGYGTIFRIDFTQ; encoded by the coding sequence ATGGTTGAAACAATTACCGATCCAATGCGTCTGACCTTCGATCGAAACCGCCTTGCCTCGAGGTCGGCATTTTCGGCGCACAAGGCCGGTATGACATTGCGCAGTTTATCGTGCGTATGCCCGTTTTTCCTCTGCCTCCTTGTCGCTGGCTGCAGCGATAGCTCCTCAGACAATCCAGAGCCACTTTACTACTCTGTCGGGGGCACTATTTCCGACGCACAAGCGCCAGTCAAAGTGATTTTTAACGGGTTTTCCTTTGTGGGTGCGCCAACAGAGACCACCAAGATCCTGAGTGTTGCCGACGGAACATTTAAATTTACTGGTTCTGCTCGAAATGCTGAGGTATTTGAAAGCGGCGCCAATTATCAAATTTCGATTGTGGCCCCCCCGCCCGGACAAGTGTGCACAGTGACCAATTCCGCAGGCGTTATTGGCACAGAAGATGTCACGAACATTACAATCACTTGCGATATTTCGCCGCTGTCAACAATCACTGCATTCAAAGGCGGCGAGGATGGCGGCTACCCTGATTCTGGCTTGGACTACGGCTCAGACGGACGCACGTTCGGTGTGACAACCTACGGGGGACGCTACGGTATGGGAACCATCTACCGTTACGATCCCGCCAGCGACAGTAGCGATGTAATTCATGATTTTGCAGGAGGAGAAGCTGACGGCGCAAACCCGGCCTCCGGGCTTACGCTCGCCTGTGACGGTCTTTTTTACGCGACCACTACAAAAGGAGGTGCTCACGATGCAGGTACCTTCCTCAGATTCACCCAGGACGGCTCCGTTACGGTGCTGCATTCCTTCGGCGGCGGCTTCGATGGCGAATTACCCCAGGGACACACGATCGACACGCGTAATTGCCCGAATCCGTCTCCCCAATTCTATGGCACTACGACCAACGGCGGAATACATGGCAAAGGGACGGTGTACACGATATCGGCGTCAGGAGAGGAGTCTGTGTTGCACTCTTTTGGCGAGAATCCAGCGGGCGGTCTGAACCCCACTGCGGGCCTGTCGCGATCACCCGATAATCATTTCTACGGAACCACTTACCTGGGCGGTGAATACGGTCGTGGTACGTTTTTTCGAATTACGACGGACGGTGATTATACGGTGATTCATTCCTTCGGCAACGAAGCGGATGGCGCCTTTCCGAACACGAAGGTCCGGAGCAGGGATGATGGGAGTTTTTATGGCACAACGGAGGCTGGTGGAAAATATGGCAAAGGCTCTGTCTTCAAGATCGGTGCAGATCGATCGGAAAGCGTCTTTTACTCTTTTGGCGCTGACGGGCAAAGCGATGGCCAAGTGCCTGCGTCCCGCCTTCGCTTCCTTGACGATGGCAGCATTTATGGCGTGACCTATCTTGGCGGCGACTACGCCAATGGCTCTCTTTACAAAATTAGCCCGGAGGGCGTTGGTGGTGTTTTGTATTCCTTCACAGCCTCAGAGAATGATGGAAGACTGCCCAATTCCAGCCTTCTTGTTGGCGAAGATGGATTTGCGTATGGCACGACCACTGGCGGCGGCGAATATGGATACGGCACGATTTTTCGCATCGATTTCACTCAATAA
- a CDS encoding GGDEF domain-containing protein, with translation MNKRGVIALLILASLIARWSYSWLIAPPREAMIGILIVLLYTPVLIVITTLMFSGKAVFIGILVGVALGTISFFGTSREVLAPLYLNDWRIAPLILCVYALFAWLLKRWVNERYALELSAQREQQLTLESNTDQLTGLANRRACDARFQQLDAGPRKYAIIMLDLDHFKQVNDTHGHNEGDRVLRRVVSLLIGKLRPNDFIARWGGEEFLVILESISSTDAKAVSDALCQGIEDGTANDTIPITVSLGLALSANGQTAMATLKSADDALYAAKTAGRNRVRIAFQSEKEPSLA, from the coding sequence GTGAATAAGCGAGGGGTTATTGCATTGTTGATTCTAGCGTCACTCATTGCCCGGTGGAGCTATTCATGGCTAATCGCACCACCACGCGAAGCAATGATTGGTATTCTTATTGTGTTGCTCTACACACCCGTATTGATTGTCATCACGACACTCATGTTTTCAGGGAAAGCAGTATTCATTGGCATACTGGTAGGCGTGGCCCTGGGCACCATTAGTTTTTTTGGCACTAGCAGGGAAGTCCTCGCGCCGCTGTATTTAAACGACTGGCGTATTGCGCCGCTTATCCTGTGTGTTTACGCGTTATTCGCTTGGTTACTCAAGCGCTGGGTCAATGAGAGATACGCGCTCGAGCTTTCAGCACAGCGAGAGCAGCAGCTGACTCTAGAGAGTAATACAGACCAATTGACCGGACTCGCTAATCGGCGAGCCTGTGACGCGCGGTTTCAGCAGCTAGATGCTGGCCCACGCAAATATGCCATCATCATGCTTGACCTAGATCATTTTAAGCAAGTGAACGACACCCACGGACATAATGAAGGGGACAGAGTTTTAAGGCGAGTTGTAAGTCTTTTAATCGGTAAACTGCGCCCCAACGACTTTATCGCACGATGGGGCGGTGAGGAGTTTTTAGTCATCCTGGAGAGTATTTCCAGTACCGACGCAAAAGCCGTCAGTGACGCACTGTGTCAGGGGATTGAAGACGGCACCGCGAACGATACTATTCCCATTACCGTAAGCCTCGGACTCGCACTCAGCGCTAACGGCCAGACCGCAATGGCTACCCTCAAAAGCGCCGATGACGCTTTGTATGCCGCAAAAACTGCGGGCCGCAATAGAGTCAGGATAGCGTTTCAATCAGAAAAGGAACCGTCACTGGCCTAA
- a CDS encoding amino acid ABC transporter ATP-binding protein — MSVIRIRDLVKQYDGLRALDGVDLDLAEGEIKVIMGPSGCGKSTLLRCLNRLVEPTSGSIHFLGEDITSSDVDVRQLRQQIGFVFQQFALYRHLSVLDNVTLALRKLQGMSRAEADVKAMAELAGLGMTSHSHKYPSQISGGQKQRVAIARALAMNPAVIVFDEPTSALDPIMSREVGALIQTLNTDNVTILCVTHDLELGQYLSNEVTFLDQGRVVAEASFEYLSNGHSDARVRDFFGRKA, encoded by the coding sequence ATGTCTGTCATTAGAATCCGTGACCTGGTCAAGCAGTATGATGGTCTGAGAGCCCTGGACGGGGTTGATCTTGATCTCGCAGAAGGCGAAATCAAGGTCATCATGGGTCCATCAGGCTGCGGTAAATCGACGTTGTTGCGATGCCTGAATCGGTTGGTTGAGCCGACCTCTGGCAGTATCCATTTTCTTGGCGAAGATATTACATCTTCCGATGTTGATGTCAGGCAACTGCGACAACAAATCGGCTTTGTTTTTCAACAGTTTGCCTTGTACCGACATCTCTCGGTGCTCGATAACGTAACGCTGGCGCTGCGTAAACTGCAAGGCATGAGTCGTGCAGAAGCGGATGTAAAGGCGATGGCAGAGTTGGCCGGCCTTGGAATGACGTCTCATAGCCATAAATACCCTTCGCAGATATCGGGTGGCCAGAAGCAACGTGTCGCTATTGCGCGGGCGCTGGCGATGAATCCTGCTGTTATTGTTTTTGACGAGCCGACATCAGCACTTGATCCAATCATGTCTCGAGAAGTTGGTGCGTTGATTCAGACACTGAATACCGACAATGTTACCATTTTGTGTGTTACGCACGATCTTGAGCTTGGTCAGTACCTGTCTAACGAGGTGACTTTTCTTGACCAGGGCCGGGTTGTCGCTGAAGCCAGTTTTGAATATTTATCGAATGGTCATTCGGATGCCAGGGTCCGAGACTTTTTCGGCAGGAAGGCCTGA
- a CDS encoding amino acid ABC transporter permease translates to MDFAQILSVLGQGVAYTVLVTLACNLTAVLIGLVTVGLRKFESTLLNLVLDIFTYVFRAIPMLVLLFIVYFGLSEFGFRVSPMIAMMLSLGVIAGAYIAEVFRGALHSIDSNEVLAAHASGMNRLQVFIYIEMPQMLRLAMPGMVNEFTTVLKYSPFAYTVGIPEITKQAMALVGTTNQGIEIYLAAGILYFIIYRILLAGLEAIERYFRIPGMAPS, encoded by the coding sequence ATGGATTTTGCGCAGATACTGTCCGTGCTTGGGCAAGGGGTCGCCTATACAGTTCTGGTAACACTGGCATGTAATCTGACAGCAGTCCTGATCGGTCTTGTAACGGTTGGCCTGCGAAAGTTTGAATCAACCCTCCTTAATCTAGTACTTGATATTTTTACCTATGTGTTTCGCGCAATACCGATGCTGGTATTGCTTTTCATTGTCTATTTCGGACTGTCTGAATTCGGTTTCAGAGTCTCACCGATGATCGCTATGATGCTGAGCCTTGGAGTGATTGCCGGGGCTTATATTGCTGAGGTTTTTCGAGGCGCACTACATTCCATTGACAGCAATGAGGTGCTTGCTGCACACGCATCTGGCATGAACAGGTTGCAAGTATTTATTTATATTGAGATGCCGCAGATGTTGAGACTGGCGATGCCAGGCATGGTCAATGAATTTACAACAGTGCTTAAATATTCCCCCTTTGCCTACACCGTCGGCATCCCTGAGATAACAAAGCAGGCAATGGCGCTTGTGGGAACAACCAATCAGGGTATCGAGATTTATCTTGCTGCCGGTATTCTTTATTTTATTATTTATCGTATCTTGCTCGCCGGACTTGAAGCGATCGAGAGGTACTTTCGCATACCAGGCATGGCGCCGTCATGA
- a CDS encoding LysR family transcriptional regulator encodes MVSLKQLVHLTAVAEHGNMHKAADVLGLTQPALTRSLNTLENLLDVKLFDRHSGGMQATPFCLEIIEQCQQVVIDVEDIQRAARLHQNIEVGELNIGVGGGVRELVLRTSLPEFVSRHPKIRIKISEGKHEDLVSELKKRNLDFLLIGVSSFEQTREIHKEVITVLPLSVMARKGHPLQSQKKLSFEQIVQYPIAAPAQVGPSHDLLSSSKKASPEAAGPQIICSDFPTLISVLMCSDSLLVSGPYNCEDELRQGTLVELDFSHPALNTELGIIEISKRSRSPAAQNFIDILAKGIAK; translated from the coding sequence ATGGTCAGCCTAAAACAGCTCGTTCACCTCACCGCTGTCGCCGAGCATGGCAACATGCACAAGGCAGCGGATGTCCTTGGCCTCACCCAGCCTGCATTGACCCGGAGTCTGAATACCCTGGAGAACCTGTTGGATGTGAAACTATTTGACCGTCACAGCGGGGGCATGCAAGCAACCCCCTTCTGTCTCGAAATCATCGAGCAATGTCAGCAGGTCGTCATTGATGTCGAGGATATTCAGCGCGCCGCTCGCCTGCATCAGAATATCGAGGTCGGGGAACTAAACATCGGAGTCGGCGGAGGCGTCAGGGAGTTGGTTTTGCGAACTTCGCTCCCGGAGTTTGTATCTCGACACCCCAAGATCCGGATTAAGATTAGCGAGGGGAAACACGAAGACCTCGTCAGTGAACTTAAGAAGCGCAATCTCGATTTCCTTCTCATCGGGGTCAGCAGTTTCGAACAAACCAGAGAGATCCATAAAGAAGTCATCACCGTTCTCCCTCTGTCGGTGATGGCTCGCAAAGGGCACCCACTGCAGTCACAAAAAAAGCTCAGTTTTGAGCAGATTGTCCAGTATCCAATAGCAGCGCCTGCACAGGTTGGCCCATCGCACGACCTATTGAGTTCATCGAAAAAGGCTTCCCCCGAGGCAGCAGGGCCACAGATTATTTGTAGCGATTTTCCAACACTTATCAGTGTGCTGATGTGCTCCGATTCCCTGCTCGTTTCTGGGCCGTATAATTGTGAGGATGAACTTCGACAAGGCACGCTTGTAGAACTCGATTTCTCGCACCCAGCCTTGAACACTGAACTTGGAATTATTGAAATAAGCAAGCGCTCGCGCTCGCCGGCGGCTCAGAATTTTATAGATATTCTCGCCAAGGGCATCGCCAAGTAA
- a CDS encoding phytanoyl-CoA dioxygenase family protein has translation MTEPSKSQRKPESSDYLSKAHKKSEDVASQWDQDNQQWWNWYMTLAENEHDQNSPAVQVATPTEQAPIEVDQSILAQLEADLSVPYQLSSDSIDQFAANGYIKLKNVINAEHLTLLRQRINSILINALGVETDLAFRSDEMMWLHDELVRHFVLSKRIAQIASELLGVQAVRLYHDNALSKEPGCGRTPWHYDYHHFPIDSQNVCTAWIPLQPIPREMGPLAFAAGIETYKLVKDLSFNKFDSSYDRQLSQIFADRDIRIDDSGFELGEISFHHTLSFHTAGANRTNESRMALATTYFEDGARLVSNPTMISGEFQKFMPAIEPGDIINSAYNPVCHLRAD, from the coding sequence GTGACAGAACCTTCTAAATCGCAGCGCAAACCTGAGTCCTCTGACTATTTGTCCAAGGCCCACAAAAAAAGCGAAGACGTCGCATCGCAGTGGGATCAAGACAACCAGCAATGGTGGAATTGGTACATGACGCTCGCAGAGAACGAGCATGATCAAAATAGTCCTGCGGTTCAAGTAGCGACCCCCACTGAGCAAGCACCGATTGAAGTTGACCAATCAATACTCGCGCAGCTAGAGGCTGATCTTTCAGTGCCTTACCAGTTGTCTTCGGATTCTATCGATCAATTTGCCGCGAATGGTTACATCAAACTTAAAAACGTCATCAACGCTGAACATCTAACGCTTCTTAGACAACGCATTAATAGCATTTTAATTAATGCATTGGGTGTCGAAACTGACTTGGCTTTTCGAAGTGATGAAATGATGTGGCTTCACGACGAACTCGTGCGGCATTTCGTTTTGAGCAAACGCATCGCGCAAATTGCGAGCGAACTCCTGGGTGTACAAGCGGTACGTCTTTATCACGACAATGCGTTATCAAAAGAACCCGGCTGTGGGCGCACACCCTGGCATTATGATTACCATCACTTTCCAATCGACAGCCAAAATGTCTGTACCGCCTGGATTCCGTTGCAGCCTATCCCACGGGAAATGGGCCCGCTTGCATTTGCCGCGGGAATAGAAACATACAAACTCGTTAAAGACCTGTCTTTTAACAAGTTTGACTCAAGCTATGACAGGCAGTTGAGCCAAATTTTCGCGGATAGAGATATTCGTATTGATGATAGTGGCTTTGAGTTGGGCGAGATCAGCTTTCATCATACCTTATCGTTTCATACCGCCGGGGCAAATAGGACTAACGAATCCCGTATGGCATTAGCGACAACCTATTTCGAAGACGGAGCACGTCTTGTCTCAAATCCGACCATGATTTCCGGTGAATTTCAAAAATTTATGCCGGCAATCGAACCAGGAGATATCATCAACAGTGCATACAATCCTGTATGCCATCTACGCGCTGATTGA
- a CDS encoding transporter substrate-binding domain-containing protein, which translates to MKKIIYAGLLTIIAAIVSGCSDKAGVDVIRVAVSPASPPMLFEKNGEYQGVDLEIFQGYADSRGLTMQITSYDWQGMLGAVSSGQADVAFSGISITAKREKAMDFSTPYYDNAWHLVSLESRDITISDLSELKQYSIGYPRGMAYEGLIRTELEPKGYYSVSMVKLYPSYNEVVTDLENGNLDIAFIEEPVLNNYIYKIKTPIESDYVFTGFDQLGFAFAKDSALRNDFNTYLDELGPEKIQAIIDKWMK; encoded by the coding sequence GTGAAAAAAATTATATATGCGGGACTGCTGACAATCATCGCTGCCATCGTATCAGGTTGTTCAGATAAGGCAGGCGTCGATGTCATCAGGGTCGCGGTATCGCCGGCGTCCCCGCCCATGTTGTTTGAAAAGAACGGTGAATATCAAGGCGTTGACCTGGAGATTTTTCAAGGTTACGCAGACTCCAGAGGACTGACCATGCAGATCACGTCGTACGATTGGCAGGGAATGCTGGGTGCGGTTTCCAGTGGTCAGGCCGATGTCGCATTCTCTGGCATTTCGATTACCGCCAAGCGTGAGAAAGCGATGGATTTCTCGACTCCCTACTATGACAATGCGTGGCATCTTGTCAGTCTTGAAAGTCGTGATATCACGATCAGCGACCTGTCTGAATTGAAGCAGTACTCTATTGGTTACCCTCGCGGTATGGCCTACGAAGGATTGATCAGAACCGAACTCGAACCCAAAGGCTACTATTCAGTCAGCATGGTCAAGCTCTATCCCTCCTATAATGAAGTTGTGACAGATCTGGAAAACGGTAATCTCGATATTGCATTTATCGAAGAGCCGGTTCTGAATAACTATATTTATAAAATTAAGACACCAATCGAGAGTGACTATGTATTTACCGGCTTCGATCAGTTGGGTTTCGCCTTTGCCAAGGACTCTGCTCTCCGGAATGACTTCAACACATATCTCGATGAGCTCGGTCCGGAAAAAATTCAAGCGATTATTGACAAGTGGATGAAGTAA
- a CDS encoding MFS transporter, giving the protein MSRSEKQMLGINYADFPHLMTMTALIIAGEAIFSLPFHVTRFFRPTFLEVFEFSNMQLGLVQASYGVIAMLAYFPGGQLADMYSARKLLAASLVATGLGGFYFAQIPSYQSLHLLFGFWGFTTILLFWGALIRATREWGAVSAQGRAFGILDGGRGLFAALVGVAAVLVFRSFFPSDVALASDAERIMALQNVIYCYTAFTFLAVPLVWLLVPEPTVDLVNSNSNFNAHRSGLVRRTIDVMRLPTVWLQSLIIVAAYVGYKGIDNYSLFAYTAYGLNEVEAAELTAYSVWIRPVAAVGAGLLADRILPSRATALCFTLMIICFGFLSFDAPDVSQIWILFANVIVTSAAVFGLRGIYFAMFEEGKVSGVETGTATGLVSVIGFTPDIFMGPMSGWILDRSPGLQGHQDFYLLMTCFAFLGLVASVLFYRFARKPALS; this is encoded by the coding sequence ATGAGTCGGTCTGAAAAACAAATGCTCGGTATCAACTATGCGGATTTTCCGCATTTGATGACAATGACAGCCCTTATTATCGCGGGTGAGGCCATATTCTCCCTGCCATTTCACGTGACCCGATTCTTTCGTCCTACATTTTTAGAGGTTTTTGAGTTCAGTAATATGCAGTTGGGGCTTGTGCAAGCCTCGTATGGCGTTATTGCAATGCTGGCCTATTTCCCAGGAGGGCAACTCGCCGATATGTATTCCGCCCGTAAACTTTTGGCCGCCTCTTTGGTTGCGACTGGGCTTGGCGGATTTTATTTTGCGCAGATTCCATCGTATCAGAGCCTGCACTTACTGTTTGGCTTTTGGGGCTTTACCACCATCCTGTTATTTTGGGGTGCACTGATCCGAGCGACCCGCGAATGGGGTGCCGTCTCAGCGCAAGGTCGCGCATTTGGGATACTAGATGGTGGCCGTGGGTTATTTGCGGCATTGGTCGGGGTCGCTGCGGTTTTAGTCTTTCGTAGTTTTTTTCCCTCCGATGTGGCGCTCGCGAGTGACGCTGAACGGATTATGGCGCTTCAGAATGTAATCTATTGCTATACCGCATTCACATTTTTGGCAGTGCCTTTGGTTTGGCTGTTGGTACCCGAACCTACCGTCGACCTCGTAAACTCAAACTCAAATTTCAATGCCCACAGATCTGGTCTGGTAAGACGAACGATTGATGTCATGAGATTGCCAACAGTTTGGTTACAGTCACTCATTATTGTAGCGGCCTATGTTGGATATAAGGGTATCGACAATTATTCTCTATTTGCCTATACAGCTTATGGGTTGAATGAAGTTGAAGCTGCTGAATTGACTGCCTATAGCGTTTGGATTCGTCCGGTCGCGGCCGTTGGTGCGGGCCTTCTGGCGGACCGTATCTTGCCGTCTCGAGCAACAGCTCTATGTTTTACGCTAATGATAATTTGCTTTGGATTTCTCTCCTTCGACGCCCCTGATGTGTCTCAGATTTGGATACTGTTCGCGAATGTGATTGTCACGAGTGCTGCTGTATTTGGCCTGCGCGGCATCTATTTTGCGATGTTCGAAGAGGGTAAGGTCTCAGGAGTCGAGACTGGTACCGCGACAGGGCTGGTTTCTGTCATTGGATTTACGCCGGATATTTTTATGGGTCCCATGTCCGGCTGGATTTTGGATAGATCGCCCGGTTTGCAGGGCCATCAAGACTTTTATCTTCTGATGACCTGCTTCGCATTTCTCGGACTGGTTGCAAGCGTGTTGTTCTATCGTTTCGCGAGAAAGCCTGCGCTCAGCTGA
- the egtD gene encoding L-histidine N(alpha)-methyltransferase, translating into MLETANGSQNTFEDDVIDGLSQVQKTIPCRWLYDERGSELFEEITVLPEYYPTRTETGILSQYAVEIADHVGPHATVVEYGAGASVKTRILIDALEEVSTYIPVDISAEFLQTSAASLQKDYPNLDIEPVVADFLSTVDLPEKSAEGARVGFFPGSTIGNLESSEITGFMQRAREDLGAGAQFVLGADLKKDPNILIPAYDDSAGITSEFNLNLLRRINGELDANFDVASFNHEARWNDHDARIEMHLVSERDQSVEISGKTFDFRQGETVHTENSRKFEIDVLKKLIGQCGWQMADSWVDEDSLFSVLLFKAI; encoded by the coding sequence ATGCTTGAAACGGCCAATGGTTCCCAGAATACGTTCGAAGACGACGTCATTGATGGACTTTCTCAAGTTCAGAAAACCATTCCTTGCCGATGGTTGTATGACGAAAGGGGCTCAGAACTTTTTGAGGAAATTACCGTGCTGCCGGAATATTACCCGACCCGCACGGAAACCGGCATTTTGTCGCAATACGCGGTTGAAATCGCAGATCATGTCGGCCCTCACGCAACAGTGGTCGAGTATGGCGCTGGCGCCTCGGTCAAAACCCGGATACTCATCGATGCGCTTGAAGAAGTCAGTACTTATATACCCGTTGATATCTCTGCAGAATTTTTGCAAACCAGTGCCGCATCATTGCAGAAAGACTACCCAAACCTGGATATTGAACCCGTTGTCGCTGACTTTTTGTCGACCGTCGATTTACCTGAAAAATCAGCCGAAGGTGCGCGAGTCGGTTTCTTTCCCGGGTCTACCATCGGCAATCTGGAGAGCTCAGAAATTACAGGCTTCATGCAGCGCGCGCGTGAGGACTTAGGCGCAGGTGCACAATTTGTTCTGGGTGCAGATTTAAAAAAGGACCCCAATATTCTGATTCCGGCGTACGACGATTCTGCCGGCATCACATCTGAATTCAATCTCAATTTGTTAAGACGCATTAACGGAGAGTTAGACGCAAACTTTGATGTCGCTTCTTTCAACCATGAAGCAAGATGGAACGACCATGACGCAAGAATCGAGATGCATCTGGTGAGCGAGCGAGACCAATCTGTTGAAATATCAGGGAAAACATTCGATTTCCGGCAGGGTGAAACTGTTCATACTGAAAACTCACGAAAGTTCGAGATCGATGTCCTTAAAAAACTGATAGGGCAATGTGGCTGGCAAATGGCAGATAGCTGGGTAGACGAAGACAGTCTCTTTTCGGTGCTGCTTTTCAAAGCAATTTAA